Proteins encoded in a region of the Xylocopa sonorina isolate GNS202 chromosome 1, iyXylSono1_principal, whole genome shotgun sequence genome:
- the LOC143428218 gene encoding alpha-amylase has translation MLGIATLLALLALTAADGNHKNPYFVPGHDAIVHLFEWKWNDIAAECERFLGPNGYGGVQVSPIQENIIITNRPWWERYQPISYLWETRSGSRQEFINMVARCNKAGVRIYVDALLNHMSGNWQNARGTGGSVANTFNEDYPAVPYTAQNFHKPCAVNNYNDPTNVRNCELTGLHDLDQGQEYVRSKLVDFMNAAIDVGVAGFRIDAAKHMWPNDLNIIYSRLKDLNTAHGFPRNAKPYIYQEVIDYGGNEAVNKHEYNGIAAVIEFKYAGELSNSFRGNNLLKWFVNWGEKWGLLPSGDSLVFVDNHDTQRDNGQILTYKIPKQYKMAVAFMLAHPFGTPRVMSSFAFQSKDQAPPQDGNGNLLSPLIRPDNTCGNGWICEHRWRQIYNMVHFRNAVRGTSVNNWWDNGSNQIAFCRGNRGFIAINGDQYDLRTNLNTCLPAGRYCDVISGSLVNGRCTGKVVNVQSNGQAYIEITKGEDDGVLAIHAGAKL, from the exons ATGCTGGGGATCGCGACACTGTTAGCTCTGCTGGCGTTGACAGCGGCCGACGGAAACCACAAAAACCCGTACTTCGTTCCTGGCCACGACGCCATCGTCCACCTCTTCGAATGGAAATGGAACGACATCGCGGCTGAGTGCGAGCGTTTTCTTGGACCTAATGGCTATGGTGGTGTTCag GTCTCGCCCATCCAAGAGAACATCATAATCACGAACAGACCATGGTGGGAACGTTACCAACCGATTTCCTATTTGTGGGAAACGCGATCAGGCTCGAGGCAAGAGTTCATCAACATGGTGGCGAGATGTAACAAGGCAGGCGTGCGAATCTACGTGGACGCTCTCCTGAACCACATGTCGGGCAATTGGCAGAACGCGCGCGGCACTGGTGGATCCGTGGCGAACACTTTCAACGAGGATTATCCCGCAGTTCCGTACACCGCTCAGAATTTCCACAAGCCCTGCGCAGTCAATAACTACAACGACCCGACGAACGTGCGAAACTGTGAACTGACCGGCCTCCATGACTTGGACCAAGGCCAGGAATACGTTAGATCGAAACTCGTGGATTTCATGAACGCAGCTATCGACGTTGGTGTAGCTGGCTTCAG AATTGACGCCGCCAAGCACATGTGGCCAAATGATCTGAACATCATTTACTCGAGGTTGAAGGACCTGAACACAGCGCACGGTTTCCCTAGGAACGCGAAACCGTACATATACCAGGAGGTGATCGATTACGGTGGCAACGAGGCGGTGAACAAACACGAGTATAATGGAATCGCCGCAGTGATCGAGTTTAAATACGCGGGCGAACTTTCGAACTCCTTCCGTGgcaacaatcttctgaagtggtTCGTAAACTGGGGCGAGAAATGGGGACTCCTGCCCTCGGGTGATTCCCTCGTTTTCGTTGACAACCACGACACGCAACGCGACAACGGTCAAATACTTACGTACAAAATTCCCAAACAGTACAAG ATGGCTGTTGCCTTCATGTTAGCCCATCCGTTCGGCACTCCGCGAGTGATGAGTTCCTTCGCCTTCCAAAGCAAGGACCAAGCACCACCTCAGGATGGCAATGGCAACCTCTTATCTCCTTTGATTAGGCCCGACAACACCTGCGGCAATGGATGGATCTGCGAACACCGCTGGCGTCAAATCTACAACATGGTCCATTTCCGTAACGCTGTCCGTGGAACGAGCGTGAACAACTGGTGGGACAACGGCAGCAACCAGATCGCCTTCTGCCGTGGAAACCGTGGATTCATTGCAATTAATGGCGACCAGTACGACTTGAGGACGAACCTCAACACCTGCCTGCCAGCCGGACGCTACTGCGACGTGATCTCCGGTAGCTTGGTGAACGGAAGGTGTACCGGAAAGGTGGTCAATGTGCAATCGAACGGCCAGGCTTACATCGAAATCACAAAGGGTGAAGACGACGGGGTTCTTGCTATTCACGCTGGG GCCAAACTGTAA